The following are from one region of the Ignavibacteriota bacterium genome:
- a CDS encoding LacI family DNA-binding transcriptional regulator — protein MVRKNKVAEIENPIKRKILEEMSLKKFAKLAGVTPPDLSYYLNKNKKVKASKRKKIKVTLIKLRFVPKPSVRQYAICEHCGSKVRILTK, from the coding sequence ATGGTAAGAAAAAATAAAGTCGCTGAAATCGAAAATCCTATCAAGAGAAAAATCCTTGAAGAGATGTCATTAAAAAAGTTTGCGAAACTCGCTGGTGTAACTCCTCCCGATCTGTCTTATTATCTTAACAAAAATAAAAAAGTTAAAGCATCAAAAAGAAAAAAGATAAAAGTAACTTTAATTAAGTTGAGATTTGTTCCTAAACCTTCAGTGAGACAATATGCAATTTGTGAACACTGTGGAAGTAAAGTTAGGATTTTAACCAAATAA